Proteins from a genomic interval of Alosa alosa isolate M-15738 ecotype Scorff River chromosome 8, AALO_Geno_1.1, whole genome shotgun sequence:
- the LOC125298962 gene encoding adenosine receptor A2a-like: protein MDLLTTPALLFPLASSGASSLGSVAARLPANLSTSSPSAAASPEVALSLNVPYVVAELVIAVLSTAGNLLVCIAVGINRRLRTVTNYFLVSLAVADVCVGAVAIPCAILTDLGIPRHQLYLCLLMLSVLIMFTQSSIFSLLAVAIERYVAIFLPFRHQRLMTRRNALLIIVATWLLAFLIGLVPLMGWYHPPPPDDSGHCFFVFVVDMTYMVYFNFFACVLAPLVVMFLIYARIFAVVKRQSRRIAAEREAVADKEAVAVAAARAAQMKQEVRTATSVFLVLFLFTACWIPLHVINCFLLLCPACPVPLPLLLTAIILSHANSALNPLIYAYKMKAFRHAFKAIICCRRITEGQGE, encoded by the exons ATGGATCTCCTCACCACCCCAGCTCTGCTCTTCCCCCTGGCCAGCTCCGGTGCCTCCTCCCTGGGCAGCGTGGCGGCGCGGCTCCCTGCCAACCTCTCCACGTCTAGCCCCAGCGCCGCAGCGTCGCCAGAGGTGGCGCTGTCGCTCAACGTGCCGTACGTGGTGGCGGAGCTGGTCATCGCCGTGCTGTCCACCGCCGGCAACCTGCTGGTGTGTATCGCCGTGGGCATCAACCGGCGCCTGCGCACCGTCACCAACTACTTCCTGGTGTCGCTGGCGGTGGCGGACGTGTGTGTGGGCGCGGTGGCCATTCCGTGCGCCATCCTGACGGACCTGGGCATCCCCCGACACCAGCTCTACCTGTGCCTGCTCATGCTGTCTGTCCTCATCATGTTCACACAGAGCTCCATCTTCAGCCTGCTCGCCGTCGCCATCGAGag GTACGTGGCGATCTTCCTGCCGTTCCGGCACCAGCGGCTCATGACTCGGCGGAACGCGCTGCTGATCATCGTGGCAACGTGGCTGCTGGCGTTCCTGATCGGGCTGGTTCCGCTGATGGGCTGGTACCACCCGCCGCCCCCAGACGACTCGGGTCACTGCTTCTTCGTCTTCGTGGTGGACATGACCTACATGGTCTACTTTAACTTCTTCGCCTGCGTGCtggcacccctagtggtcatgTTCCTCATCTACGCGCGCATCTTCGCCGTGGTCAAGCGGCAGTCGCGGCGCATCGCGGCCGAGCGTGAGGCCGTGGCCGACAAGgaggcggtggcggtggcggccgCTCGGGCCGCGCAGATGAAACAGGAAGTGCGCACGGCCACCTCCGTCTTCCTGGTGCTCTTCCTGTTCACAGCGTGCTGGATCCCGCTGCACGTCATCAACTGCTTCCTGCTGCTGTGTCCGGCCTGCCCCGTGCCCTTGCCCCTGCTGCTGACCGCCATCATCCTGTCCCACGCAAACTCCGCCCTCAACCCGCTCATCTACGCCTACAAGATGAAGGCCTTCCGCCACGCCTTCAAAGCCATCATCTGCTGCCGCAGGATCACCGAGGGACAAGGggagtag